A genomic segment from Candidatus Hydrogenedentota bacterium encodes:
- a CDS encoding DUF1080 domain-containing protein codes for MRRFAFLFMLGASLGALVSQAADPVVLFDGKDLSKFYTFLRDRGRDADPKNVFTVQDGLIRISGEEWGCITSKDEFANYELTVEFKWGQKTWGDREKAARDSGVLIHSIGEDGGYSGVWMHGIEVQMIEGGTGDLLVVGDGSKTFELTCPTAEVTEGTPHVYKQDGKPYTINKGRIDWWGRDPEWTDTIDFRGKDDVEKPHGEWNTIRVVARGNTIRVELNGVLVNEALDVKPTNGRIQVQSEGAEVFVRKIALKPLE; via the coding sequence ATGCGCCGATTCGCCTTCCTGTTCATGCTCGGTGCCAGCTTGGGGGCGTTGGTATCGCAAGCAGCCGATCCCGTGGTGCTGTTCGACGGGAAAGACCTGTCGAAGTTTTACACCTTTCTTCGCGACCGTGGCCGCGACGCCGACCCGAAGAATGTGTTTACCGTTCAGGATGGCCTGATCCGTATTTCGGGCGAGGAATGGGGCTGCATCACGTCGAAGGACGAGTTCGCAAACTACGAACTCACGGTCGAGTTCAAGTGGGGCCAGAAAACGTGGGGCGACCGCGAAAAGGCGGCGCGCGACAGCGGCGTTCTCATTCATTCCATCGGCGAAGACGGCGGCTACAGCGGCGTCTGGATGCACGGCATCGAAGTGCAGATGATCGAGGGGGGCACCGGAGACCTCCTGGTTGTGGGCGACGGCTCGAAAACCTTCGAGTTGACGTGTCCAACCGCGGAGGTTACCGAGGGAACACCCCACGTTTACAAGCAAGACGGCAAACCGTACACCATCAACAAGGGCCGCATCGATTGGTGGGGACGCGACCCGGAATGGACCGACACCATCGACTTTCGCGGCAAAGACGATGTCGAGAAGCCGCACGGCGAGTGGAACACGATTCGCGTCGTCGCGCGAGGAAACACGATTCGCGTCGAGTTGAACGGTGTTCTTGTGAATGAAGCCCTCGACGTCAAACCTACGAATGGCCGCATTCAGGTCCAATCCGAAGGCGCCGAAGTTTTTGTACGCAAGATCGCTCTGAAGCCGTTAGAATAG
- the aqpZ gene encoding aquaporin Z: MKLGNCLAAEFIGTGWLVFCGCGSAVMALSSPANGIGLLGVSFAFGFAVLTMAYAIGHVSGCHLNPAVSIGLMLGGRFPSARLVPYIIAQLLGAIAGAAVLYFIASGKAGFSAAAGFASNGYGDHSPGGYSMVAGFVSEVVTGFMFMTIILGATDKRAPAGFAPIAISLGLVLILLVTIPVTNTSLNPARSTATAIFEGGWALQQLWMFWVCPILGAALAGLAYRVVSAENAA; encoded by the coding sequence ATGAAACTGGGCAATTGTCTTGCGGCTGAATTCATCGGGACAGGGTGGTTGGTGTTTTGCGGGTGCGGCAGTGCGGTGATGGCGTTGTCATCTCCGGCGAATGGCATCGGGCTTCTTGGCGTATCGTTCGCGTTCGGATTTGCAGTGCTGACGATGGCCTACGCGATCGGGCATGTGTCGGGCTGCCACCTGAATCCCGCGGTGTCCATCGGGTTGATGCTCGGCGGGCGATTCCCCTCCGCTCGCTTGGTCCCCTATATCATCGCGCAGTTGCTGGGCGCGATAGCCGGCGCTGCCGTACTCTATTTCATAGCAAGCGGCAAGGCCGGATTCTCCGCGGCCGCCGGCTTCGCCTCGAACGGCTACGGCGATCATTCGCCCGGCGGCTATTCGATGGTTGCAGGCTTCGTGTCCGAGGTCGTCACCGGATTCATGTTTATGACGATCATCCTCGGCGCTACCGACAAACGCGCCCCCGCGGGTTTCGCGCCGATCGCCATCAGCCTCGGTCTCGTGCTGATCCTGCTCGTGACAATTCCTGTGACCAACACCTCGCTCAATCCCGCGCGCAGCACGGCCACCGCCATCTTCGAAGGCGGCTGGGCGCTGCAACAGTTGTGGATGTTTTGGGTCTGTCCCATTCTCGGTGCGGCGCTTGCCGGGCTTGCGTATCGGGTCGTGTCCGCGGAAAACGCCGCATAG
- the scpB gene encoding SMC-Scp complex subunit ScpB, producing MTENEIDEHDELEAVETLGRDESRQAIHALLFVSDRPVSAERIAEALGDVDKEVVVNLLDEIREELRESESAYQLREIAGGYQLVTNPKFAPYIRRMLQIKKSNKLSKTALETLAIIAYKQPVTRAEVESVRGVSVAYAFDTLQEKRLIKVVGVAEVPGRPKLYRTTEEFLVHFGIKSLKELPSMEEIREMA from the coding sequence ATGACCGAAAACGAGATTGACGAACACGACGAACTGGAAGCGGTCGAAACGCTGGGCCGCGACGAATCGCGCCAGGCGATCCACGCGCTTCTGTTTGTAAGCGACCGGCCCGTGAGCGCCGAGCGCATCGCGGAAGCGCTGGGCGACGTCGACAAGGAAGTCGTCGTGAACTTGCTCGACGAAATTCGCGAGGAACTACGGGAGTCCGAGTCCGCGTACCAGTTGCGCGAGATTGCGGGCGGTTATCAGCTTGTTACCAATCCGAAGTTTGCGCCGTACATTCGCCGCATGCTGCAAATCAAGAAGAGCAACAAGCTCTCGAAGACCGCACTCGAAACACTGGCGATTATCGCGTACAAACAGCCGGTCACGCGGGCGGAAGTCGAGTCCGTGCGCGGCGTAAGCGTGGCGTATGCGTTCGATACGCTCCAGGAAAAGCGGCTCATCAAAGTCGTCGGGGTGGCGGAAGTGCCGGGCCGGCCCAAGCTGTACCGAACAACCGAGGAGTTTCTGGTCCACTTCGGCATCAAGAGCCTTAAAGAACTACCCTCCATGGAAGAAATCCGCGAGATGGCGTAG
- a CDS encoding rRNA pseudouridine synthase, with product MRLQQFMAACGVASRRACESIITSGRVTVNGQTASLGQSVDPARDDVRIDGKSLRTDQKVYVLLNKPRGVITSARDTHGRKTVLDCVQDVRARVFPVGRLDYDVEGALLMTNDGELAYRLTHPKYVIEKVYLAWVKGRMTPETAIALEKGVKLDDGMTAPAKVHILSVGERSTQVRLVLTEGRKREVKRMCLHVGHPVIELQRIAIAGVKVKGMRPGEWRYLSGAEVEGLRKLTGLSASK from the coding sequence ATGCGGCTGCAACAGTTCATGGCAGCGTGCGGCGTGGCGTCGCGCCGAGCGTGCGAATCGATCATCACCTCTGGGCGCGTAACGGTCAATGGCCAGACCGCTTCACTGGGCCAGAGCGTCGATCCGGCGCGCGACGATGTGCGCATTGACGGGAAGTCCCTCCGAACGGATCAGAAAGTCTATGTCCTGCTGAACAAGCCGCGCGGGGTTATCACGAGCGCGCGAGACACACACGGGCGGAAGACGGTGCTGGACTGCGTGCAGGACGTGCGTGCGCGAGTATTTCCCGTTGGACGACTTGACTACGATGTCGAGGGCGCTCTCCTGATGACCAACGACGGCGAATTGGCGTACCGGTTGACGCACCCCAAGTATGTGATTGAGAAAGTCTATCTCGCCTGGGTCAAGGGGAGGATGACGCCAGAAACTGCGATCGCGCTGGAGAAGGGCGTCAAACTCGACGATGGCATGACGGCGCCGGCAAAGGTGCATATCCTCTCCGTCGGCGAACGCTCGACGCAGGTTCGCCTTGTGCTCACCGAGGGGCGCAAGCGCGAGGTCAAGCGCATGTGCTTGCACGTCGGGCATCCCGTGATTGAGCTGCAACGCATCGCGATTGCCGGCGTGAAGGTAAAAGGAATGCGGCCTGGCGAATGGCGCTACCTGTCCGGTGCGGAAGTCGAGGGGCTGCGGAAACTGACGGGGCTATCCGCGTCGAAGTGA
- the aroF gene encoding 3-deoxy-7-phosphoheptulonate synthase, translated as MIIVMATRAKDDIARVVGKIEELGYKAHLIEGVERTVIGAVGDERTKATLLEAIESMHGVESVMPILKPYKLASREMQPEDTVITVNGVQIGGGTFCVMAGPCSVESREQILASARAVRDAGGRMLRGGAYKPRTSPYTFQGMEEEGLRLLKEARETSGLPVVTEVMTPEQVAVVESYADMLQVGARNMQNFALLKAVGRARKPIFLKRGMMATISELLMSAEYIMSEGNRDVVLCERGIRTFETETRNTCDISAVPVLKKLTHLPVFLDPSHATGHWDLVAPIARAAVAAGADGLMVEVHPRPVEALSDGGQSLKPERFAELMRNLRPLVELMGKKL; from the coding sequence ATGATCATCGTTATGGCGACGCGCGCGAAGGATGACATCGCGCGCGTCGTCGGCAAAATCGAGGAATTGGGGTACAAGGCGCACCTGATCGAGGGGGTCGAACGCACCGTCATTGGCGCGGTCGGCGACGAGCGTACCAAAGCGACGCTGCTCGAGGCGATCGAGTCCATGCATGGCGTCGAGAGCGTCATGCCGATCCTGAAACCGTACAAACTCGCGAGCCGCGAGATGCAGCCCGAGGACACCGTTATCACCGTCAACGGTGTGCAAATTGGCGGCGGCACGTTTTGCGTCATGGCGGGGCCGTGCTCGGTCGAATCGCGCGAGCAAATCCTCGCGTCGGCGCGCGCGGTGCGGGATGCCGGCGGCCGCATGCTGCGCGGCGGCGCGTACAAACCACGCACGTCGCCGTATACGTTTCAGGGCATGGAAGAGGAAGGTCTCCGACTGCTCAAAGAGGCGCGCGAAACGTCGGGCCTTCCCGTCGTCACGGAAGTGATGACGCCGGAGCAAGTAGCGGTGGTTGAATCGTATGCGGACATGCTCCAGGTCGGGGCGCGCAACATGCAGAATTTCGCGTTGTTAAAAGCGGTGGGTAGAGCGCGCAAGCCCATCTTTCTCAAACGCGGGATGATGGCCACGATCTCCGAATTGCTGATGTCGGCGGAATACATCATGTCCGAGGGCAACCGCGACGTGGTTCTGTGCGAACGCGGCATCCGCACCTTCGAGACGGAGACGCGCAATACGTGCGACATCTCCGCGGTGCCGGTCCTGAAAAAGTTGACGCATTTGCCCGTGTTCCTGGACCCAAGCCATGCTACGGGCCATTGGGACCTGGTTGCGCCCATCGCGCGCGCCGCAGTGGCTGCCGGGGCCGACGGGCTGATGGTTGAAGTGCACCCGCGTCCGGTGGAAGCATTGTCGGACGGCGGACAGTCGTTGAAGCCGGAGCGGTTCGCGGAGTTGATGAGGAACTTGCGGCCGTTGGTCGAACTAATGGGAAAGAAGCTCTAA
- a CDS encoding exo-alpha-sialidase yields MMDVSKKGKLSLFLCSVLACNLWTLPVFADVSVLPFDVKLETVTSYDGGDWIWFHPRAAAVPGDGNDGMPSVGITLQRHLNASDYYSGMYVMLTEDLGKTWKGPREVPELAWREGDSGETIAVCDATPGWHPQSRKIIVLGLQLRYSKTGEQLEDKPRSLQTAYAVHDPFTRAWSGWRTVELTDNDTKFYISGPGCSQWIVQDDGNILLPIYYKSSPNGVYSVTVLKCSFDGDTLRVIEYGNDMHLNVERGLCEPSIALYNGTYYLTIRNDVKGYVTTSKDGMHYEPIKDWTFDDGAELGSYNTQQHWLTHSDGLFLIYTRRGANNDNVFRNRAPLFMAQVDPEKLVVMRETEKILMPNTGATFGNFGATTVNQNESWVTDAEGVFGDALKPGVTARVLLARIVWSKPNLLAAK; encoded by the coding sequence ATGATGGATGTGTCAAAAAAGGGGAAGCTTAGTTTATTCTTATGCTCTGTTCTTGCGTGCAATCTGTGGACGCTTCCCGTTTTCGCAGACGTAAGCGTCCTTCCCTTCGACGTTAAGCTCGAAACCGTCACATCCTACGACGGCGGCGATTGGATTTGGTTCCACCCGCGCGCCGCCGCCGTGCCCGGCGACGGTAATGACGGCATGCCATCCGTAGGTATCACATTGCAGCGCCATCTGAACGCCAGCGATTACTACTCCGGCATGTACGTCATGCTCACGGAGGACCTTGGCAAGACGTGGAAGGGGCCGAGAGAAGTTCCCGAGTTGGCGTGGCGCGAAGGCGATAGCGGCGAAACCATCGCCGTGTGCGATGCAACGCCGGGCTGGCATCCGCAGTCGCGCAAAATCATCGTGCTTGGACTGCAGTTGCGCTACAGCAAGACCGGCGAGCAACTCGAGGACAAGCCGCGATCGCTGCAAACCGCGTACGCCGTGCACGATCCCTTCACGCGCGCGTGGTCCGGCTGGCGCACGGTCGAACTCACGGACAACGACACCAAATTCTACATCTCCGGCCCGGGCTGCTCGCAATGGATTGTTCAGGACGACGGCAATATCCTCCTGCCCATTTACTATAAGAGCTCACCGAACGGCGTCTATTCCGTGACCGTGCTCAAATGCAGTTTCGACGGCGACACGTTACGCGTCATCGAGTACGGCAACGACATGCATCTGAATGTCGAGCGGGGGCTATGCGAGCCGTCCATCGCGCTCTACAACGGAACCTATTATCTGACGATTCGCAACGACGTGAAAGGATACGTCACCACCAGCAAAGACGGCATGCACTATGAACCAATCAAGGACTGGACGTTCGACGACGGGGCGGAACTCGGCAGCTACAACACGCAGCAGCACTGGCTCACGCACAGCGACGGCTTGTTCCTCATCTATACACGGCGCGGCGCGAATAACGACAACGTCTTCCGCAACCGCGCGCCGCTTTTTATGGCACAGGTTGACCCGGAAAAGCTCGTCGTAATGCGTGAAACGGAAAAGATACTGATGCCGAACACTGGCGCGACTTTCGGGAACTTCGGCGCGACAACGGTTAATCAGAACGAGTCCTGGGTCACCGACGCCGAAGGAGTTTTTGGCGACGCGCTGAAGCCCGGAGTTACGGCGCGCGTGTTGCTCGCCCGTATTGTCTGGTCGAAGCCAAACTTGCTTGCCGCAAAGTAG
- a CDS encoding DUF1553 domain-containing protein: MPKEGDPLTAEQLALVAKWITEGAVLPEKLADASAPADAKPAVDLALFFDADGCCAKAKAEGKECDHPCCADAKAKGEVCAKCNPNGAKAATLAKSFDVDGCCAKALAAGKACDHPCCVEAAAKGELCAKCNPNGAKALQVAKFDADSCCAKAAAEGKPCEHPCCVEAAGKGEICAKCNPNKAREKVAANFDKDGCCAKSAVENKDCEHPCCVEARAKNEICAKCNPNFAKAKLSKLFDADGCCAKACADGKDCEHPCCVEARGKGEVCTKCNPGAAEKLKADAAQPPGDAKPAVAPDGDKKKVASLTYNRTIHPILADNCFTCHGPDKNSRKGDLRLDVREAAVEVREGRAAIVPGNSAASELVRRITSSNADDVMPPTNSGHALKSDQIAKLTEWIDSGAEYEPHWSYIAVTRPEVPAASNDGWIRNPIDAFVLANLDAHGLKPSPEADRVTLIRRASLDLLGLPPTPEEVDGFVNDASPDAYEQLIDRLLASPQYGERMAVSWLDWVRYADTNGYHGDEPRIVWPYRDYVIKAFNENMPFDRFTIEQLAGDLLPNSTREQKIASGYNRLNQLTAEGGAQAAEYVQKYMADRIRTTTSVWMGSTFGCAECHDHKFDPTTMKDFYSFGAFFADIQEKGVYVAGGPWDPTLELPDEAQATEKAELETAVASLRQTLDTPTDALAAAQKTWEARHRTELAEAYNDWTMLLPESITAEGGAVPTAGSDLAIALSGADPATNIYTAIVPVNQRAITGIRLELFTNPKSGKLSRAGGNGNIVLTGFEVSLSETPDQTIPIASAQASYEQPDFPVSASIDADPATGWAVSGHEIKGKNRYAVFTFAEPVAGGPGTRLIVRMKQQSGFVNHTIYKFRLSATTVESPGLASAIGTDAKISELLLKDPASRTVEDNAEIAKYYRGIAPELEATRVELDAKQNRLAALKKEIPTMLVANAAAPREVKILPRGNFLDTTGEVVQPATPHFLPQMQIADRRATRLDLAQWLVARENPVTARTTVNRFWKMYFGVGLSKVLDDLGARGEWPVNADALDWLAAEFMDSGWDVKHIVRLMVTSAAYRQSSRATPELNAVDPFNRLAARQSSYRLAAEEVRDTTLRISGLLSGKIGGRTVFPYQPEGYYADCNTFSEPARWFTSGGEDQYRRGLYTFWKRSFLHPSMLAFDAPTREECTAERVISNTPLQALALLNDPSYVEASRVFAEHILEEGGATPESRIQYAYSRALSRSASADEVTVLAALCRKHYEEFAKDKESATKAISVGQAPVPKEIDSAELAAWTSVARAILNLHETITRT; the protein is encoded by the coding sequence ATGCCCAAGGAAGGCGACCCGTTGACGGCGGAGCAGTTGGCGCTCGTGGCCAAATGGATCACCGAGGGTGCGGTATTACCTGAGAAACTGGCCGACGCATCGGCGCCCGCTGATGCAAAGCCTGCAGTCGACCTGGCCCTGTTCTTCGATGCGGACGGGTGTTGCGCAAAGGCAAAGGCCGAAGGCAAGGAGTGCGACCATCCATGCTGTGCCGACGCGAAGGCAAAAGGCGAGGTCTGCGCGAAGTGCAATCCGAATGGCGCGAAAGCCGCCACACTCGCCAAGTCATTCGATGTGGACGGCTGCTGCGCGAAGGCGCTTGCCGCGGGGAAGGCGTGCGATCATCCCTGTTGCGTCGAGGCCGCGGCAAAGGGTGAGTTGTGCGCGAAGTGCAATCCCAACGGCGCCAAGGCGCTGCAAGTCGCCAAATTCGACGCAGATAGTTGCTGCGCCAAGGCCGCCGCAGAAGGCAAGCCGTGCGAACATCCCTGTTGCGTGGAAGCGGCAGGCAAGGGTGAAATCTGCGCGAAATGCAATCCGAACAAGGCCCGCGAGAAGGTGGCGGCGAATTTTGACAAGGACGGGTGCTGTGCGAAGTCCGCCGTGGAGAATAAGGATTGCGAGCATCCGTGCTGCGTCGAGGCGCGCGCGAAGAACGAGATTTGCGCGAAATGCAATCCCAATTTTGCCAAAGCCAAGTTAAGCAAGTTGTTCGACGCGGACGGGTGCTGCGCAAAGGCATGCGCCGACGGCAAGGACTGCGAGCATCCGTGCTGTGTTGAGGCGCGTGGGAAAGGCGAGGTTTGCACAAAATGCAATCCCGGCGCGGCGGAGAAACTGAAGGCCGACGCGGCCCAGCCGCCGGGCGACGCCAAGCCTGCCGTTGCACCCGACGGCGACAAGAAGAAAGTTGCCTCGCTCACCTACAACCGCACGATCCATCCCATCCTCGCCGATAACTGCTTTACCTGCCACGGACCCGACAAGAACTCGCGTAAGGGGGACCTTCGGCTCGACGTGCGCGAGGCAGCAGTCGAAGTGCGTGAGGGCCGGGCCGCCATTGTGCCGGGGAACAGCGCCGCGAGCGAGTTGGTGCGCCGCATAACGTCGTCGAATGCGGACGACGTTATGCCGCCCACCAACTCGGGTCACGCGCTAAAGTCGGACCAGATCGCGAAGCTAACGGAGTGGATCGATTCGGGCGCGGAATACGAGCCGCATTGGTCGTACATCGCGGTGACACGCCCGGAAGTGCCTGCGGCATCCAACGACGGCTGGATTCGAAACCCTATCGACGCATTTGTGCTCGCCAACCTCGATGCGCATGGACTGAAACCGTCTCCGGAAGCCGATCGTGTGACGCTGATTCGCAGGGCAAGCCTCGACCTCCTCGGCCTCCCTCCCACGCCCGAGGAAGTCGATGGGTTTGTGAACGATGCGTCGCCCGATGCGTACGAACAATTGATCGACCGTTTGCTTGCGTCGCCGCAATATGGCGAACGCATGGCGGTTAGTTGGTTGGACTGGGTGCGGTACGCGGACACCAACGGCTACCACGGCGACGAACCGCGCATCGTGTGGCCGTATCGCGACTACGTCATCAAGGCGTTCAACGAGAACATGCCATTCGATCGGTTTACGATCGAACAACTCGCCGGCGACCTGTTGCCGAACTCGACGCGCGAACAGAAAATCGCGTCGGGCTACAACCGCCTGAACCAGCTCACCGCGGAAGGCGGCGCACAGGCGGCGGAATACGTTCAGAAATACATGGCCGATCGCATCCGCACGACTACGTCGGTGTGGATGGGTTCAACGTTCGGGTGCGCCGAATGCCACGACCACAAGTTCGACCCGACCACGATGAAGGATTTTTATTCGTTCGGCGCTTTCTTTGCCGATATTCAGGAAAAGGGCGTCTACGTCGCCGGTGGACCGTGGGACCCAACATTGGAACTGCCGGATGAGGCCCAGGCCACGGAAAAGGCCGAATTGGAGACGGCGGTCGCATCCTTGCGGCAGACGCTTGACACCCCTACCGACGCCCTCGCCGCCGCGCAGAAGACGTGGGAAGCGCGGCACCGCACGGAACTGGCAGAGGCGTACAACGATTGGACGATGCTGTTGCCCGAATCGATTACGGCGGAAGGAGGCGCAGTCCCGACGGCGGGCAGCGATCTCGCGATTGCGCTTTCGGGAGCGGACCCGGCGACAAACATCTACACGGCGATCGTTCCGGTGAACCAACGCGCGATCACCGGAATACGCCTCGAATTGTTCACAAACCCCAAGAGCGGAAAACTGTCGCGCGCGGGCGGAAACGGTAACATTGTCCTTACCGGCTTTGAGGTTTCTCTTTCCGAAACACCCGACCAAACGATACCGATAGCGTCCGCACAGGCGAGCTACGAGCAGCCCGATTTTCCGGTGAGTGCCTCAATCGACGCCGATCCGGCGACCGGTTGGGCCGTGTCCGGACACGAGATTAAAGGCAAGAACCGGTACGCCGTATTCACGTTCGCGGAGCCGGTTGCCGGTGGCCCGGGCACACGGCTCATTGTGCGCATGAAGCAGCAATCGGGATTTGTAAACCACACCATTTACAAGTTCCGTTTGTCGGCGACGACGGTCGAATCACCCGGACTCGCCAGCGCGATCGGTACCGACGCAAAAATCTCGGAGTTACTGCTGAAAGACCCGGCGAGCCGCACCGTCGAGGACAACGCCGAGATTGCGAAGTATTACCGCGGCATTGCGCCCGAATTGGAGGCGACGCGTGTCGAACTCGATGCGAAACAAAACCGCCTTGCCGCGCTGAAAAAAGAAATCCCGACAATGCTCGTGGCGAATGCCGCCGCGCCACGCGAAGTGAAGATTCTGCCACGCGGAAACTTCCTGGATACGACCGGGGAAGTGGTGCAGCCGGCGACACCGCACTTTCTGCCCCAAATGCAGATAGCGGACCGCCGCGCCACGCGGCTCGATCTTGCGCAGTGGCTCGTCGCGCGCGAGAACCCCGTCACCGCGCGCACGACGGTGAACCGGTTCTGGAAGATGTATTTCGGCGTCGGTCTGTCGAAAGTGCTCGACGATCTTGGCGCGCGCGGCGAATGGCCGGTGAACGCGGACGCGCTCGATTGGCTTGCTGCGGAATTCATGGACAGCGGTTGGGATGTGAAGCACATAGTCCGGCTTATGGTCACGTCGGCCGCATATCGGCAGTCGTCGCGCGCTACGCCGGAGCTCAACGCGGTGGACCCCTTCAATCGCCTGGCCGCTCGCCAATCGTCATATCGCCTCGCCGCGGAGGAGGTGCGCGACACGACATTGCGTATCAGCGGGCTGCTGTCGGGCAAGATCGGCGGGCGTACGGTGTTTCCCTACCAACCGGAGGGATACTACGCGGACTGCAACACGTTTTCGGAACCCGCGCGTTGGTTTACCAGCGGCGGCGAGGACCAGTACCGCCGGGGGCTGTACACATTTTGGAAAAGGTCGTTCCTGCATCCGAGCATGCTCGCGTTCGACGCGCCCACGCGCGAGGAATGCACCGCTGAACGTGTGATCTCGAATACGCCGTTGCAGGCGCTGGCCCTGTTAAACGATCCGAGCTATGTGGAAGCTTCGCGCGTGTTCGCGGAGCACATTCTCGAGGAAGGCGGCGCGACACCCGAGTCGCGCATACAATACGCGTACAGCCGCGCGCTGTCGCGCAGCGCGTCAGCGGACGAGGTGACAGTCCTCGCCGCCCTGTGCCGAAAGCACTACGAGGAATTCGCCAAAGACAAGGAGTCGGCAACAAAAGCTATTTCGGTTGGCCAGGCGCCCGTGCCCAAGGAGATTGACTCAGCGGAACTCGCCGCCTGGACGTCCGTCGCGCGCGCAATTTTGAACCTGCACGAAACGATCACAAGGACATAG